The uncultured Dysgonomonas sp. genome contains the following window.
ATTACAGCCTTACCTGTATCGGTGAAGATATTGGTCACCAAGCGCACCATACCGATAATAAAGCCCACTATCATACCTACTTCACCTGCCTTAGGCGTAATTCTTTTAGAGAATATACCCAGAGCAAACACGGCTACCATTGCAGGGGCTAGTAGAGACTGAATACCTTGCAGGTAATCGTAAAGACTACCAAGGCTCATCATGACAGGTATCCACACGATACCGAGTACTACCACGACAACTGTGGCAATACGACCTACCAGAACGTAAGTATCTTCGCTCTTTCCTTTAAACATCGGTTTATAGAAGTCTTCTGTAAAGAGCGTAGCACAAGAGTTGAAGAATGCAGCCAAAGAAGCAACCAATGCAGATATAAAGCCGATAGTAACAATACCTTTTACGCCGGCCGGCAATACAAATTTGACCATCGAGCCAAAGGCTGTATCGGGATCATCTAATGTAAAACCACTGTCGGGACGTGCTGCCAATGCAGCAGCTACCATACCTGGTATCAGGAACATAAACACAGGCAGCAATTTGAAATAACCCGCTGCGATAGTACCTCTGCGTGCACGTTTCATTACTACATCGTTATCTTCACCTTTGCGTTGTCCCAGTACGCGCTGAACTATATGCTGGTCGGTACACCAATACCAAAAACCGATAATTGATGCTCCGATAAACACCCAAAATCCGGGATAGTCGTCATACAGCGGGTCGCCTGTACTGAAGTGGAACATATGGTTTGTTCCGTACGCAACACCATCTTCTCCTACATTCAATGTTTTAGCATAGTCCATCATTGCTGTCCACCCCTCAGGTATACTGCCACCTCCAAGTGCCGACAACCCCAAGAAAAGAACAAGGAATGAACCGATGATAAGTATAGGGGTTTGAATTGCCGACAGTGTCATCACACCTTTCATCCCTCCAAGCACTGTAAAGATACCCGTTAAGACTATCAAGCCGATTGCCC
Protein-coding sequences here:
- a CDS encoding sodium:solute symporter; its protein translation is MNWNSHEFIWLDWAVLAVGILAVTWAVWRSVQKDKRLQQGASSEDYLFGKGEPWYIIGAAIFAANIGSEHLVGLAGTGAKAGVGMAHWEMQGWMILILGWLFVPFYQLMNNKMGKIITMPDFLKYRYTQATGSWLSIITLIAYVLTKVSVTAFTGGIFMQSLLGLPFWYGAIGLIVLTGIFTVLGGMKGVMTLSAIQTPILIIGSFLVLFLGLSALGGGSIPEGWTAMMDYAKTLNVGEDGVAYGTNHMFHFSTGDPLYDDYPGFWVFIGASIIGFWYWCTDQHIVQRVLGQRKGEDNDVVMKRARRGTIAAGYFKLLPVFMFLIPGMVAAALAARPDSGFTLDDPDTAFGSMVKFVLPAGVKGIVTIGFISALVASLAAFFNSCATLFTEDFYKPMFKGKSEDTYVLVGRIATVVVVVLGIVWIPVMMSLGSLYDYLQGIQSLLAPAMVAVFALGIFSKRITPKAGEVGMIVGFIIGMVRLVTNIFTDTGKAVMEGGLWEYTSWFWQTNWLIFEIWLLVFIMLLMVVVSLFTAKPTAQQIEAITFTDDYKKVIGKSWNKWDVIASLGVVALCAAFYMYFW